In one window of Arthrobacter pascens DNA:
- a CDS encoding glycosyltransferase family 4 protein: MGAAAESPTLSPIQITLITHSYWPEHSPPQRRWTAMIKEFSRAGWGVDVVAPVAHYPFGRRELPRRMAGRPFRLQKGQFTENVLRVPYLRHGNSRAARLVDQCYSALLSVPAGMFLRRPDVVIVTAPALPSLAAGYLLAKLRRVPLIVEMRDAWPDLARDARLVQGSVKSVVERVVEFVQQRADLVVTVTEGFANSLRARGIRNVATVSNGLNLDAIPVLDSPRLERPIFEALYLGNHGESQRLDVAIRASALVGSSMHLHMVGHGTQRPALEKLARELKAPVTFHAPLHGDAVMERYASADTCLVSLRDDWKSFETTVPSKTYEVLAVGRHVTAMVRGEAARIIADAEAGDIVASDPEALAALWRDLAANRLRLARNGDSREWVKTHAEYEQLATCYMGLISELLGKASGATSIIQILRNLRLAAHTAGQHFTDDPMVLILQLSRRLRQTVVRRLAHVVRAATPKDSVAVPALLASLVIGDDGDVCRRLRLATDRKVTGEKARRLADIALVANRPELGDVFLARSGLARRYQAAQARRLWHDGNLTGAIAVLEGSGASGRRQQVRLSGEAAVYAGTAPSLPSQAFAPVAGRVLHLLTNSLPHTASGYAQRSHSIMKAQQQVGWEVLAVTRIAYPVQVGKLFAQAGDVVDGVQYRRLLPAGLAPTMDARLQQQAEELLKVALEFRPSVLHTTTHFVNGLVVRAVAEALGIPWVYEVRGQLADTWAATRGPEARDSEKYRLFQDRETDIMRNADLVVTLGQAMKANIVAAGIPAEDVIIAPNAVGDGFLQQPLDAASARRQLGLPEDGLYIGTVSSLVGYEGLDDLVRAFALLAPEHPRLRLLIVGDGVAGPALLEQVRALGLADRAIFTGRVPRELTPLYHQALDVFVIPRKDLEVTRSVTPLKPVEALASARPVVGSDLPALREIIVEGRNGLLAPSESPGELARAISALLADGNRRASMGQAGRLAVLAERTWTANARALANRYAGLHHEHEESK; encoded by the coding sequence ATGGGCGCCGCGGCAGAAAGTCCGACCCTGAGCCCGATTCAGATCACACTCATCACCCACTCTTACTGGCCGGAGCACAGTCCTCCCCAACGCCGTTGGACCGCGATGATCAAGGAGTTCTCCCGCGCAGGCTGGGGGGTTGACGTAGTCGCTCCTGTCGCTCACTATCCGTTCGGGCGTCGCGAGTTGCCGCGGCGGATGGCGGGCCGGCCATTCCGGCTACAGAAGGGACAGTTCACAGAGAACGTACTCCGCGTGCCTTACCTTCGGCACGGCAATTCACGGGCCGCCCGCTTGGTGGACCAGTGCTATTCGGCGTTACTGTCTGTTCCAGCCGGGATGTTCTTGCGGAGGCCAGATGTTGTAATTGTCACGGCACCGGCACTCCCTTCGCTCGCTGCCGGCTACCTTCTGGCTAAGCTGCGAAGAGTGCCACTGATCGTTGAGATGCGCGACGCGTGGCCGGACCTTGCCCGCGACGCACGTTTGGTTCAGGGAAGTGTAAAAAGTGTCGTGGAACGCGTGGTTGAATTTGTGCAACAGCGCGCGGATTTAGTGGTCACGGTGACGGAAGGATTCGCTAATTCCTTGCGTGCCCGCGGGATCCGAAATGTGGCGACCGTCAGCAACGGACTTAATCTGGACGCTATCCCCGTGCTGGATTCACCTAGACTTGAACGGCCCATCTTCGAGGCGCTGTACTTGGGGAACCACGGTGAGAGTCAACGCCTGGATGTGGCAATCCGGGCAAGCGCCTTGGTGGGAAGCTCAATGCACTTGCACATGGTTGGCCACGGGACGCAGCGTCCTGCACTGGAGAAGCTCGCCCGCGAATTGAAGGCCCCGGTGACCTTTCATGCACCCCTTCATGGCGATGCCGTGATGGAACGCTACGCCTCGGCCGACACCTGCCTTGTTTCACTGCGCGACGATTGGAAATCCTTCGAAACCACTGTTCCGTCCAAGACCTATGAGGTTCTTGCCGTTGGCCGCCACGTCACGGCCATGGTCCGCGGCGAGGCTGCACGAATCATCGCCGATGCCGAAGCTGGCGATATTGTGGCCAGCGACCCTGAAGCCCTGGCGGCCTTGTGGCGCGATCTCGCCGCCAACCGCCTGCGTCTGGCCCGTAACGGCGACAGCCGGGAATGGGTCAAAACACATGCCGAGTATGAGCAGCTGGCCACTTGCTACATGGGACTAATCTCAGAGCTCCTTGGCAAGGCATCTGGAGCCACCTCAATCATCCAGATACTGAGAAATCTACGGCTTGCGGCCCACACGGCGGGACAGCACTTCACGGACGACCCGATGGTGCTGATCCTCCAACTTTCGCGTAGGCTCCGGCAAACGGTGGTCCGTCGGCTGGCCCATGTGGTGCGTGCGGCGACGCCAAAAGACTCCGTGGCTGTGCCTGCGCTGCTCGCATCGCTCGTAATTGGCGACGACGGCGATGTCTGCCGCCGGCTTCGGCTCGCTACAGACCGGAAGGTCACAGGCGAGAAGGCCCGAAGGTTGGCAGACATCGCATTGGTTGCCAACCGGCCGGAGTTAGGCGACGTCTTCCTCGCTCGCTCCGGATTGGCGCGGAGGTATCAAGCAGCACAGGCCCGCAGGCTGTGGCATGACGGGAACCTTACCGGCGCCATCGCCGTACTAGAGGGTTCGGGTGCGTCGGGACGGCGGCAGCAAGTTCGGCTTTCCGGTGAGGCGGCGGTGTATGCGGGCACGGCGCCGTCGTTGCCGAGTCAGGCCTTTGCTCCGGTTGCCGGCCGAGTCCTGCACTTACTCACCAATTCGCTCCCCCATACCGCCAGCGGCTATGCCCAGAGGTCGCACTCCATCATGAAGGCGCAGCAGCAGGTGGGCTGGGAGGTGCTCGCCGTGACGAGGATCGCATATCCTGTGCAGGTTGGGAAACTCTTCGCGCAGGCTGGAGACGTCGTAGACGGCGTCCAATACCGTCGTCTCCTGCCTGCAGGATTGGCGCCGACGATGGACGCGCGCCTGCAACAGCAGGCCGAGGAATTGCTGAAGGTGGCGCTGGAATTCCGACCCAGTGTGCTTCACACCACCACACACTTTGTCAACGGACTCGTGGTCCGGGCGGTAGCGGAGGCCTTGGGGATTCCTTGGGTGTACGAGGTCCGCGGCCAGTTAGCGGACACGTGGGCAGCCACGCGGGGTCCTGAGGCTCGGGACAGTGAAAAGTACCGGCTGTTCCAGGACCGGGAAACCGACATCATGCGGAATGCCGATCTTGTCGTGACTCTGGGGCAGGCTATGAAGGCGAACATCGTCGCTGCGGGTATCCCGGCGGAGGACGTCATCATCGCGCCCAATGCTGTTGGCGACGGCTTCCTCCAGCAGCCACTGGATGCTGCCAGCGCACGCCGCCAACTAGGGCTGCCGGAGGACGGACTCTATATCGGCACCGTCAGCAGCCTCGTCGGATATGAGGGCCTTGACGACCTTGTCCGTGCCTTCGCGCTGCTGGCGCCTGAACATCCACGCCTGCGCCTCCTGATCGTTGGTGACGGCGTGGCCGGTCCGGCGTTGCTGGAGCAAGTCCGCGCCCTGGGGCTGGCTGACAGGGCGATTTTCACGGGGCGGGTTCCGCGGGAGCTGACGCCGCTGTATCACCAGGCCCTGGACGTCTTCGTGATCCCACGGAAGGACCTAGAAGTGACCCGTTCGGTCACTCCACTCAAGCCCGTGGAAGCTTTGGCAAGCGCCCGACCGGTAGTGGGGAGTGACCTGCCGGCCCTTCGGGAGATAATAGTCGAGGGTCGCAACGGGCTATTGGCCCCTTCCGAATCACCTGGCGAACTTGCACGCGCCATCTCGGCGTTGCTGGCTGACGGGAACCGCAGGGCGTCGATGGGGCAAGCCGGCCGGCTTGCCGTTCTCGCCGAGAGGACCTGGACGGCCAATGCAAGAGCACTGGCCAACCGTTATGCGGGGCTACACCACGAACATGAGGAGAGCAAGTAG
- a CDS encoding ABC transporter permease, translated as MSADSAVDPETVAIQPLSVDMRRLTRVGSRPGFLDYLVQLWNFRQFIFYDARARVQSGTRRDRLGSAWLLLNPIFNGLTYYLIFGLLLNTSRGIENFLGYLVVGIFVFQFSSGAITSGARSIHGSKSVVQAFNFPRAALPIGANVRELLAAVPLILAMLLIVVVLPPAEKITWLWILVLPAILLQSLFNLGVGLILARVISRVHDVTHLLPFALRAWMYISAIFYTYDRFITQPQMLAAIKLNPLFNVIDIVRDCVLYAKVPQWQSWAILAAWALGMLAAGLVYFWKGEESYGRG; from the coding sequence GTGTCCGCAGATAGTGCAGTAGACCCAGAGACCGTGGCCATACAGCCCCTCTCCGTAGATATGCGGCGGCTGACACGTGTCGGATCGCGGCCAGGGTTCCTGGACTACCTTGTTCAGCTCTGGAACTTCCGGCAGTTCATTTTTTACGATGCCCGGGCCCGTGTCCAAAGCGGTACGCGGAGGGACCGCCTTGGCAGCGCCTGGCTGCTCCTGAACCCCATCTTCAATGGTCTGACCTACTACCTGATTTTTGGTTTGTTATTGAATACAAGCCGTGGCATCGAGAACTTCCTTGGCTACCTGGTGGTCGGGATATTCGTGTTCCAGTTCAGCTCCGGTGCCATCACGTCCGGCGCGCGTTCCATCCACGGGAGTAAGTCTGTGGTGCAGGCATTCAACTTTCCGCGGGCAGCGCTGCCTATCGGGGCCAACGTACGCGAATTGCTGGCCGCGGTGCCCCTCATACTGGCCATGCTTTTGATCGTGGTGGTGCTGCCGCCTGCAGAGAAAATCACCTGGCTTTGGATTCTGGTCCTGCCGGCCATATTGTTACAGTCGCTGTTCAACCTTGGGGTTGGACTCATTCTTGCCCGCGTCATCTCCCGGGTGCATGATGTCACGCACCTGCTTCCCTTCGCGCTACGGGCATGGATGTACATCTCAGCAATCTTCTACACATATGACCGCTTCATCACCCAACCGCAGATGCTTGCTGCCATCAAGCTCAATCCCCTCTTTAACGTGATCGACATAGTCCGGGATTGCGTGCTTTACGCCAAGGTTCCCCAATGGCAGTCGTGGGCCATCCTTGCCGCTTGGGCGCTAGGGATGCTAGCTGCCGGCTTGGTCTATTTCTGGAAAGGGGAGGAATCCTATGGACGCGGATGA
- the wecC gene encoding UDP-N-acetyl-D-mannosamine dehydrogenase, translating to MNMLTSKTTESEVPIKTVAVVGLGYIGLPTAAILATNGLEVIGVDVNVSTVDAVNNGHVPFVEPDLSIHVAGAVSQGRLRAQLETPSADAYIVAVPTPFKADKSADMSYIAAAASAIAPKLSGGELVILESTSPPGSTRRLAELILGMRPDLSLDGQSGRPVLLVAHCPERVLPGRIMIELVTNDRVVGGLTPEAAEAAAALYRVFCQGEIHLTDAATAEMTKLVENAYRDVNIAFANELSVISDNLEIDVWELIRLANRHPRVDILQPGPGVGGHCIAVDPWFIVTADPKNSTLIRTAREVNDGKPGYIVDQIRKAVSDLEHPVIACLGLAFKANIDDVRESPALEIVRRVATLHPDNVILVVAPHTDHLPEELAALSNIRLVDAYSAIESADVVVLLVDHDKFRDIEPALLGDKKVIDTRGFWR from the coding sequence ATGAACATGTTGACATCTAAAACTACTGAGAGTGAGGTCCCGATTAAGACGGTCGCAGTCGTTGGACTCGGCTACATCGGACTGCCAACAGCGGCCATCCTGGCCACCAACGGCCTAGAAGTGATCGGCGTCGACGTTAATGTGAGCACCGTAGACGCCGTTAATAACGGCCATGTGCCGTTTGTGGAGCCTGACTTGAGCATCCACGTCGCGGGCGCTGTAAGCCAAGGCAGGCTTCGGGCCCAGCTCGAAACTCCCAGCGCAGATGCCTACATCGTGGCCGTGCCGACGCCTTTCAAGGCAGACAAGTCTGCGGATATGTCATATATCGCCGCCGCCGCCAGTGCTATCGCACCCAAGCTCAGCGGCGGTGAACTGGTGATTCTGGAGTCCACGTCTCCCCCCGGGAGCACGCGCCGGCTCGCCGAGCTGATTCTGGGGATGCGTCCTGACCTCAGCCTCGATGGCCAGAGCGGCAGGCCTGTGCTCCTCGTGGCACACTGTCCCGAACGGGTGTTGCCTGGCAGGATAATGATCGAGTTGGTGACGAACGACCGCGTGGTGGGCGGGCTTACTCCCGAGGCTGCCGAGGCTGCGGCGGCGCTCTATCGGGTGTTCTGCCAGGGCGAGATTCATCTTACCGACGCTGCAACGGCTGAGATGACCAAGCTAGTGGAAAACGCCTACCGCGACGTCAACATTGCCTTCGCAAACGAGTTGTCCGTCATCAGCGATAATTTGGAAATTGACGTGTGGGAACTCATCCGCTTGGCCAACCGTCATCCCCGAGTCGATATTCTTCAGCCCGGTCCCGGCGTCGGTGGCCACTGTATAGCGGTGGACCCCTGGTTTATCGTGACGGCCGACCCCAAGAATTCCACCCTGATCCGGACCGCCCGCGAAGTCAATGACGGTAAGCCTGGCTACATTGTCGACCAGATCCGCAAAGCTGTCAGCGACCTGGAGCATCCCGTCATCGCGTGCCTTGGGCTTGCCTTCAAAGCAAATATCGACGACGTCCGTGAGTCACCGGCTCTGGAGATCGTGCGACGCGTGGCCACGCTGCACCCGGACAATGTGATTCTGGTGGTGGCGCCTCACACCGATCACCTGCCCGAGGAGCTCGCCGCTCTCTCCAACATCCGCCTCGTTGACGCGTACAGCGCCATCGAGTCGGCCGACGTGGTGGTGCTGTTGGTGGACCACGACAAATTCCGTGATATTGAACCGGCTCTTCTGGGGGACAAGAAGGTCATAGATACCCGAGGATTCTGGCGCTGA
- a CDS encoding ABC transporter ATP-binding protein — translation MDADEQEIFIEGHPCVVVDCVEMRYRVASSAAAEPDTGQFRSRFLHKAVSKPNMVTVRALNKLSLVVERGESVGIIGRNGSGKSTLMKIISGQSKPTRGAVYASSTPIMLGVNAALVPDLSGDQNVILGCLAMGMSRADVDEKFNSIVELSGLETSIHLPMKSYSSGMASRLRFAIAASVDPEILLVDEALNTGDAQFGDRSKRRMDELREQAGCVFLVSHSLETIKDMCTRAVWLDKGDLIMDGAPDVAIKAYQDFTRHLSKGNNISATKILDDAKANLVATEVRGRSSRRSRG, via the coding sequence ATGGACGCGGATGAACAGGAAATTTTCATCGAGGGACATCCCTGCGTGGTGGTGGACTGCGTCGAGATGCGGTACCGCGTTGCCTCCAGTGCGGCTGCGGAACCTGATACTGGACAGTTCAGATCCCGATTCCTCCACAAGGCTGTCAGCAAGCCCAACATGGTGACCGTGAGGGCCCTGAACAAGCTCTCCCTCGTTGTTGAACGGGGGGAGTCGGTGGGGATCATTGGCAGGAATGGTTCGGGTAAGAGCACCTTGATGAAGATCATCAGCGGCCAGTCAAAGCCCACCAGGGGGGCCGTGTATGCGTCCAGTACCCCTATCATGCTTGGCGTCAACGCGGCCTTGGTCCCGGACCTTTCCGGTGACCAGAACGTCATCCTCGGATGTCTGGCCATGGGCATGAGCCGGGCGGACGTGGACGAAAAGTTCAACAGCATTGTGGAGCTTTCCGGCCTTGAGACATCCATCCATCTGCCGATGAAGTCCTACTCCTCGGGCATGGCTTCGCGCCTCAGATTTGCCATCGCCGCGAGCGTCGACCCTGAGATCCTTTTGGTGGACGAGGCACTCAATACCGGTGATGCTCAGTTTGGGGATCGCAGCAAGCGGCGGATGGATGAGCTCCGCGAGCAGGCCGGCTGTGTCTTCCTAGTAAGCCACAGCCTGGAAACGATCAAGGACATGTGCACGCGTGCGGTCTGGCTGGACAAGGGCGACCTGATCATGGACGGTGCGCCGGACGTGGCCATTAAGGCCTATCAGGACTTCACGCGTCACCTTTCCAAAGGCAACAATATTTCAGCCACCAAGATTCTCGACGACGCCAAAGCGAACCTCGTGGCCACCGAGGTCCGCGGGCGGTCCTCACGCCGGAGCCGAGGCTAA
- a CDS encoding glycosyltransferase family protein — translation MPARLPQPRPSRPDVRAAVILDDFSALAFGYEWTTMPVHPYTWRNDLAAGAVDLLFVESAWSGNGGLWRGKLAGPSGPSDEFRDLVHWCRERGIPTVFWNKEDPPHYDDFLPAARIFDQVFTSDSGRIAQYKVDLGHERVAVLPFAAQPAIHNPVRPGHGWHKRDVAFAGMYFAHKYPERRAQMDLLLGGALDASVRMGTGLEIFSRQLGGSPEYQFPAPLDSRVVGSLSYLQTLSAYKAYKVFLNVNSVVDSPSMCARRVFEISASGTPVVTAPSKAMQRFFTPEAVPVATTRKEAEHLTRALVSSPELNDRTAHLAQRAIWTNHTYSHRVDTVLQCAAPALTRVIRQPTVSVLLPTIRPQNLERVFRDLAGQRGVDAELVLLTHGFRISSERLAELSEGSGLRNVVLLEAPREISLGECLNRCAAAAGGEVLTKMDDDDHYGPHYLSDQLYALSYSGADIVGKQAHYMHLQRSNAAILRFAAREHRFTDFVMGPTIMARREVFNDHPFQHVAVGEDTGFLRAAHDAGRSIYSADRFNYFQVRTGDGHTWQIEDVELLASGDLKFYGKLHEHVDI, via the coding sequence ATGCCGGCGAGACTGCCACAACCGCGGCCGTCCCGACCCGACGTCCGCGCTGCGGTGATCTTGGACGACTTTTCCGCGCTGGCATTCGGCTACGAGTGGACCACCATGCCAGTCCATCCGTACACCTGGCGGAACGACCTCGCGGCCGGGGCCGTTGATCTCCTGTTTGTGGAGTCGGCATGGTCCGGAAACGGCGGACTGTGGCGTGGAAAACTAGCTGGTCCCAGCGGGCCCAGCGACGAGTTCCGCGATCTGGTCCATTGGTGCCGCGAGCGGGGGATCCCAACGGTTTTTTGGAACAAAGAAGACCCGCCGCACTACGACGACTTCCTGCCCGCCGCCAGGATTTTTGATCAGGTCTTCACATCCGATTCCGGTCGTATCGCGCAGTACAAGGTGGATCTCGGGCACGAACGCGTCGCTGTGCTTCCGTTCGCCGCGCAACCGGCGATCCACAACCCGGTGAGGCCTGGGCATGGCTGGCACAAGAGGGACGTTGCTTTTGCTGGAATGTACTTTGCGCACAAGTATCCCGAGCGCCGGGCACAGATGGACCTTCTGCTCGGTGGGGCGCTGGACGCGTCGGTCCGGATGGGGACGGGTCTGGAAATATTCTCCCGGCAGCTTGGCGGCAGCCCGGAATACCAGTTCCCCGCACCGCTGGACTCACGCGTGGTCGGCTCGTTGAGCTACCTTCAGACACTGTCCGCCTACAAGGCGTACAAGGTGTTTCTCAACGTCAACTCCGTTGTTGACTCGCCCAGCATGTGTGCCAGGCGCGTCTTCGAGATCTCGGCTTCCGGCACGCCTGTCGTCACCGCACCCAGTAAGGCAATGCAACGGTTCTTCACCCCGGAGGCGGTGCCCGTGGCCACCACCCGCAAGGAAGCCGAGCACCTCACACGTGCGCTGGTTTCCAGTCCCGAGCTGAACGATCGCACGGCGCATCTGGCTCAGCGTGCGATTTGGACAAACCATACCTACTCCCACCGGGTGGATACGGTGTTGCAGTGCGCGGCGCCCGCACTGACCAGGGTCATAAGACAGCCGACCGTCTCCGTTCTGCTGCCTACTATCAGACCCCAAAACCTGGAACGTGTCTTCCGCGATCTAGCCGGACAGCGCGGGGTGGACGCCGAACTTGTGCTGCTCACTCACGGTTTCCGGATCTCCTCGGAACGCCTGGCAGAACTCTCCGAGGGGTCCGGCCTCCGGAATGTGGTTCTCCTTGAGGCGCCGCGGGAAATATCGTTGGGGGAGTGCCTGAACAGGTGTGCGGCCGCGGCCGGTGGGGAAGTTCTCACGAAGATGGACGATGACGACCACTACGGGCCGCACTACCTGAGCGACCAGCTTTATGCCCTATCTTATTCCGGCGCCGACATTGTGGGAAAGCAGGCACACTACATGCATCTCCAGAGGTCGAATGCCGCGATCCTTCGGTTCGCTGCCAGGGAGCACCGATTCACTGATTTCGTGATGGGGCCCACCATCATGGCTCGAAGGGAGGTGTTCAACGACCATCCGTTCCAGCATGTCGCCGTTGGGGAGGACACTGGTTTTTTGCGGGCCGCCCATGACGCCGGCAGGAGTATCTACTCGGCGGATCGCTTTAACTACTTCCAGGTCCGCACCGGAGACGGACACACCTGGCAGATCGAGGACGTGGAACTGCTTGCCTCCGGTGATCTCAAATTCTATGGAAAGCTACATGAACATGTTGACATCTAA
- a CDS encoding glycosyltransferase, translated as MQNRIEKSAVLPAGKHFAVTWSVPVVHGGRTNAMLHRSRAFVAEGGAQVEILTFDNFRDYKEIRKTLTEQRKLVDGVTIRNIWEDLPDLAGAAPALPLEDLIGFSPLGETGTPVVTVEGGPRSRTQRFSSDGTTLLQTDYLREDGTLFLSDRSDVDNPGVYGGRSITLCNGQGLPVEQWRSSWEMYRSWLDHLTEGKESFFIVDNKHAATFMKTYRRPTATVMLMVHDSHLATAAIGPASPLSGSGEVIIPRLDSFDGVVILTRMQAEDIKARVGDIGNAHVIPNSRAVSARPRGDRNPTAGVLLAQLRPLKQIDHAIRAITDVNHRLQCTASLAIYGEGAEGPKLESLIARLGVSSLVQLKGHTHSPAKVFAESSFSLLTSSSESFGLVILESMSAGCIPIAYDVHYGPSSIITHGVNGYIVEYGNERALAECVAEFLALPAQQQAKLREAAISRAADFSDEPVVSMWSQALTAAATRKALPSPEVQVAVTDTAWGTWSDGTLDLRVTAHVTYDRDGLDTDAPGFSCRIRSRGGELFFRVSADTTGQTADSSFSIVFRFTPDVMQAMSDSIADATLETQLLGRRVKSRLPYSLPAPTRMEVYGTVHGNLSLRPVSPPLP; from the coding sequence ATGCAAAACCGAATTGAAAAGTCGGCGGTGCTGCCTGCCGGCAAGCATTTCGCCGTAACATGGAGCGTGCCTGTGGTGCATGGCGGCAGGACAAATGCCATGCTGCACCGATCGAGGGCTTTTGTGGCCGAAGGCGGCGCCCAGGTTGAGATTTTGACATTCGATAATTTTCGGGACTACAAAGAAATTCGAAAGACGCTCACCGAACAGCGGAAACTCGTCGATGGTGTGACTATCCGAAATATTTGGGAAGACCTTCCCGACCTTGCTGGCGCGGCTCCCGCTCTCCCACTGGAGGATCTCATCGGCTTCAGTCCGCTCGGTGAAACAGGAACGCCGGTTGTCACGGTAGAAGGCGGTCCACGCAGCAGGACACAGAGATTCTCCTCCGACGGTACCACGCTGCTGCAGACCGACTATCTCCGGGAGGACGGAACTCTATTCCTCTCGGACCGTAGCGATGTTGATAACCCGGGTGTCTATGGGGGCCGCTCGATTACCCTCTGCAACGGCCAGGGACTGCCGGTGGAGCAGTGGAGGTCGTCGTGGGAAATGTACCGCTCGTGGCTGGATCACCTGACGGAGGGCAAGGAGTCATTCTTTATCGTGGACAACAAGCACGCCGCGACGTTCATGAAAACCTATCGACGGCCGACCGCGACGGTAATGCTCATGGTTCATGATTCCCACCTTGCAACTGCAGCAATCGGACCAGCGTCGCCGCTGTCTGGCTCCGGCGAAGTGATAATCCCCCGCCTTGACAGTTTCGACGGTGTCGTGATCCTCACCCGGATGCAGGCCGAGGATATTAAGGCGCGGGTTGGAGACATCGGCAACGCGCACGTCATTCCGAATAGCCGGGCGGTGTCCGCACGGCCTAGGGGTGATCGCAATCCCACCGCGGGTGTCCTCTTGGCCCAACTGAGGCCGCTCAAACAGATTGATCACGCTATTCGTGCGATCACCGATGTAAACCACCGCCTCCAATGCACTGCCAGCCTCGCCATTTACGGCGAAGGTGCTGAAGGTCCAAAATTGGAAAGCCTCATCGCCCGGCTGGGTGTTTCCTCGTTGGTTCAGCTGAAGGGCCACACTCATTCACCAGCCAAGGTGTTCGCCGAATCCTCGTTTTCCTTGCTGACGAGTTCGTCTGAATCGTTTGGTCTGGTGATCTTGGAGAGCATGTCTGCCGGCTGTATACCCATCGCTTACGACGTTCACTATGGGCCGTCTTCCATCATTACGCACGGTGTCAACGGCTACATTGTTGAATACGGAAATGAGCGGGCCCTGGCCGAGTGCGTGGCTGAATTCTTGGCATTACCTGCCCAACAGCAGGCGAAGTTAAGGGAGGCTGCAATATCCAGGGCGGCCGACTTTTCCGACGAGCCCGTTGTCTCCATGTGGTCTCAGGCGCTGACAGCCGCGGCAACGAGAAAGGCGCTCCCCTCCCCGGAAGTGCAGGTGGCTGTCACCGACACTGCATGGGGAACCTGGTCCGACGGGACGCTTGATTTGCGTGTGACCGCTCATGTGACCTATGACAGGGACGGCCTGGACACGGATGCACCTGGTTTTTCTTGTCGGATTAGAAGCCGGGGCGGCGAGTTATTCTTCAGGGTGTCTGCCGACACGACGGGACAAACAGCCGACAGTTCATTTTCCATCGTCTTTCGCTTCACTCCTGATGTCATGCAGGCGATGAGCGACTCCATTGCTGACGCCACACTTGAAACCCAGCTTCTGGGCCGTCGTGTAAAGTCGAGGCTGCCTTACAGCCTCCCAGCCCCCACGCGGATGGAAGTCTATGGAACAGTGCACGGTAACCTCAGCCTGCGCCCTGTCAGCCCGCCCCTGCCGTAG